In Glycine max cultivar Williams 82 chromosome 4, Glycine_max_v4.0, whole genome shotgun sequence, the genomic stretch AACCATAttaatttatactatttaaattatacacaaacattttatttcagtggaattatatatatactgcTGTCAATCTATGTGTATGCAAAGATTGATCAACTTTGATTGTATATACAGCTAGcatgactatatatatatatatgtcaaaaTATACAGTTAGGATGGTAAATATACAATCAGAAACAAAATTGGACAGCTCACACAAACTACAATACAATTGCAGAAGGCTTTAATTCCAAAAGCAAaacatatcattattattaagatCCATATCATAAATATGAGGAATCATATGACTTTAGGTTAAGTTCTATAtggtaattaataatgtaatatacCAGTGAAAACAATATATCTCTTTAAATTCTCAGTTCCTCAATCATCATCAGATTGATTAATTGATTAGTCACTCACCATATCGCCTTAATCGTCTGAGATTCATAACCGAccttgtagaaaaaaaaatgttactaggataaaaaatggaaagagatagaagaaaaagaattggAAGCTGGGGGAAAAGAAGAATATATAGAAAGccaggatatatatatatatatatatatatatatatatatatatatatatatatatatatatatatatatatatatatatatatatatataacattaattccaaaacacaaaccatgaagcttaattaaaattttcttttacaagAATAATTCCTCTGTTGGTAATCAATCATTGATCCACGCTTACAAGAAcacaaatgaaagaaattaaatatggaaagaaaaaagaaagaaaaatccaatCACCAGTTAACTAATTTGATACACAAACTCTtctcattctattttttatcatcccttttttttttctttagcgaCCAGAATTAGGAGGAGAGTACTCACAAACTACTTCAGTATTCACTTCCCTTCTGTGAAAGTTCCTGTGGCAGCCACAAGCAGCACATGTAAGTGCCCCACCAGCACCTTCCCCTGTACTAGCCATGAATTCCCTGCAACCATCAACAGCATACCCTCCAATATTTGCTGCATGATTCTTCTGGCACTCACCATATCTTATGTTTCTCATCACTGAAGATGAAGTGTTGGCCACACTTTTCACCACCACCTGTCTCTTCTTCATGCTTGACCACACAAACCCTAATCAACTTGATCTAAAATTTGTCTATATTTGACTTACTGTTAATGTGTATATTTTGGGCTCCAATCAGTTTATTGTTTCACCCACAAATATATGTAGCCCCAACAAATCAGATTGCTGGATGATGATTACACTAGAGATAGCTCTAGCTCTACTTATATACACATATGAGTCAGTGCTTGCTGGTGGtgactaaccctaaccctagtgTGTGTTTGTGTAAATTTGTGAGTGGCTTGTTTGGGTAAAGCACTAGGAACAAAAGATGGAAATAAAAGGTCATGATGGTTCTTGAGGTATTGAGCAGCCTTATTTTACCAACTTTTTGGTGCTCATGTATTTCAACTTGGGAGTATAAGGACACGCACATGGGAACACTTGGTCCCTAAAGTATTAAGATAGGGACTTACATGatcaattctaattaaaattacatgtatTGTATTTTTACCTCTCACAACTATATATGAAAACAATGGAAAAGGAAGATGAGATGACGAAAGAGAGAATAATAcacatgttatatttttattcgaGAACAAGATCACTAGCATGTACACAACTTTAtccaattaagttttttttttgtctaaagtattattgttttcttggCCAATGAGGGCACAACACGTCATCCCAAGAGGAAATGGTGGGGTTCTTAGTTGGTTATGATGCTAGAGAAAGGTAGAAGTATGTTTACACAATGATCATCCGTTGCTTTTATAAGTATAAGTGAAAAGTCTCCATACCGCATTGTGGCGCCCTCTGATTGAGAACCGGACAAAACTTAATATGGGAAGTAAAGGAGGGAATACTTGTCCTTACATTAACCATACTACCCTAGAATTGTCTTCTAGAATTGATAGCTCACCTGTCTCAAAAGGACTTTTAagtcaaaagagaaaaaaatggaaatcaatttttttctaaaaaaaaagaagctagcTTGACTATATACATTATATATTTACACATGTAgttaataagaaattaattaaatatacgtGGTGATAGTGCAGTGAACTGCTTTTTTGGTCAAACTCATTGATTAAGCTGTTTAAGCAGAGTTACCAACCAAAGGGTAGATGCTAATTTTATATCTGCAATGGGTCCGTTTTGATACTTAAAAGGAAGGTTGCTGTGGCCCTTGCAACTGTGACAACAACTCTTGTCTAATATTACCTAAGATTCTAATAGGGTATAAGACCATTCCCCACATTCATACATGAATggccacccttttcttctttcctttggATCAAATCAAGGacaatcataacttttcaaaatttcaacatCATTGATATGCTCTTGAACTATATATCTGGCCATCATCAAAGCTAGCCAAAACAAAAGTGCACTGTGTATGTCTACACACCACCCGattcctttaatttttcttgttttaagtCATTGCAAGTAAAAGAGGGGAAGATGGTTCATCAAACTTGCGATTTCTCCTATTGAGAAGTTGAAAAGTACGTGTCTCGTTCTTTGCATATATAGAACCTTtgcaaacacacacacacagatatatatatatatatagaggaagtgaagaagaacaaAATAGAGAGACAAAGAGAGTGTTGAAGTGAAAATATGCATTATTTCGAAAGGTTCATATAATTGGCTGGGGTATTAATGGTGGGGGAAGAAGAATAGAAATGCCATACACAAGTTTGATGTTGAAAGGTCTGGATTGTTCACTTAGGCCATGAGTAATACATACACAAGAAGGCACGAGGAGCCTCCACCAACGCCATATCAAAGGGGAGAAATAGAAAGGGACAAGCACACATTGGGGCAATAACATGTGCACATTAGAGTAAAGTGACAAGGGACAAGGACACATGTGCTTGTCAATCAGAAGCGTGCTCAATCGTAGTTTACGTTATATAGGAAGGAATTAATGATTCGTATTTAGCTAATCTCCATTAGgaaaatcaatcaattaataCCCCCTGATGAATATCTCTATGTAATGTGGGAATTTGGTTTCTTTCAGTTGAGTTGCTATGTGATATTAGGAAATGTAAGTATATGGCTATAACGCTCGATAATTTGATATTTAGGCAAGATAAGCAGTATTATTTAATAAGTATAggagaaatataattaatgttatataggagagataaaatgatttaatcttaatcttaataatataaaa encodes the following:
- the LOC100785967 gene encoding mini zinc finger protein 3; this encodes MKKRQVVVKSVANTSSSVMRNIRYGECQKNHAANIGGYAVDGCREFMASTGEGAGGALTCAACGCHRNFHRREVNTEVVCEYSPPNSGR